One window of the Camelina sativa cultivar DH55 chromosome 1, Cs, whole genome shotgun sequence genome contains the following:
- the LOC104756677 gene encoding cell division control protein 48 homolog A isoform X4, with protein MSTPAESSDSKSKKDFSTAILERKKSPNRLVVDEAINDDNSVVSLHPATMEKLQLFRGDTILIKGKKRKDTVCIALADETCEEPKIRMNKVVRSNLRVRLGDVISVHQCPDVKYGKRVHILPVDDTVEGVTGNLFDAYLKPYFLEAYRPVRKGDLFLVRGGMRSVEFKVIETDPAEYCVVAPDTEIFCEGEPVKREDEERLDDVGYDDVGGVRKQMAQIRELVELPLRHPQLFKSIGVKPPKGILLYGPPGSGKTLIARAVANETGAFFFCINGPEIMSKLAGESESNLRKAFEEAEKNAPSIIFIDEIDSIAPKREKTNGEVERRIVSQLLTLMDGLKSRAHVIVMGATNRPNSIDPALRRFGRFDREIDIGVPDEIGRLEVLRIHTKNMKLAEDVDLERISKDTHGYVGADLAALCTEAALQCIREKMDVIDLEDDSIDAEILNSMAVTNEHFHTALGNSNPSALRETVVEVPNVSWNDIGGLENVKRELQETVQYPVEHPEKFEKFGMSPSKGVLFYGPPGCGKTLLAKAIANECQANFISVKGPELLTMWFGESEANVREIFDKARQSAPCVLFFDELDSIATQRGSGGGGDGGGAADRVLNQLLTEMDGMNAKKTVFIIGATNRPDIIDSALLRPGRLDQLIYIPLPDEDSRLNIFKAALRKSPIAKDVDIGALAKYTQGFSGADITEICQRACKYAIRENIEKDIEKEKRRSENPEAMEEDGVDEVSEIKAAHFEESMKYARRSVSDADIRKYQAFAQTLQQSRGFGSEFRFENSTGSGATTGVADPFATSAAAAADDDDLYN; from the exons ATGTCTACACCAGCTGAATCTTCAGACTC GAAATCGAAGAAAGATTTCAGTACTGCTATTCTCGAGAGGAAGAAGTCTCCTAACCGTCTTGTCGTCGATGAGGCTATCAACGATGATAACTCCGTCGTCTCTCTTCACCCTGCTACCATGGAGAAGCTTCAGCTCTTCCGTGGTGATACCATTCTCATCAAG GGTAAGAAAAGAAAGGACACTGTGTGCATTGCTCTTGCTGATGAAACATGTGAGGAGCCAAAGATCCGGATGAACAAAGTTGTCAGATCTAACTTGAGGGTTAGACTCGGAGATGTTATTTCTGTTCACCAATGCCCAGATGTCAAGTACGGAAAACGTGTTCACATCTTGCCTGTTGATGATACCGTTGAAGGGGTTACTGGAAACCTCTTTGATGCATACTTGAAAC cttATTTCCTTGAGGCATACCGCCCAGTGAGGAAGGGTGATCTCTTCCTAGTCAGAGGAGGAATGAGGAGTGTGGAGTTCAAAGTTATAGAGACCGATCCTGCTGAATACTGTGTGGTTGCTCCAGACACAGAGATTTTCTGTGAGGGTGAGCCTGTGAAGAGAGAGGATGAAGAAAGGCTAGATGATGTAGGTTATGATGATGTTGGTGGTGTCAGAAAACAGATGGCCCAGATCAGGGAACTTGTTGAACTTCCATTGAGGCATCCACAACTATTCAAGTCCATTGGTGTTAAGCCACCAAAGGGAATCCTTCTTTATGGACCTCCTGGGTCTGGAAAGACTTTGATTGCTCGGGCTGTGGCTAATGAAACTGgtgccttcttcttctgtatCAATGGACCCGAGATCATGTCTAAACTGGCTGGTGAGAGTGAGAGCAACCTGAGGAAAGCATTTGAGGAGGCTGAGAAAAATGCGCCTTCGATCATCTTCATTGATGAGATTGACTCTATAGcaccaaaaagagagaagacaaatgGAGAGGTTGAGAGAAGGATTGTGTCTCAGCTCCTTACGCTCATGGATGGACTCAAATCGCGTGCTCATGTTATTGTCATGGGAGCAACCAATCGTCCCAACAGTATTGACCCAGCTCTTAGAAG ATTTGGAAGATTTGATAGGGAGATCGATATCGGGGTTCCTGACGAAATTGGACGTCTTGAAGTGCTCAGGATTCATACAAAGAACATGAAGCTTGCTGAAGAt GTGGATCTCGAAAGGATCTCAAAGGACACACATGGTTACGTTGGTGCTGATCTTGCAGCTCTGTGCACAGAGGCTGCCTTGCAATGCATCAGGGAGAAGATGGATGTGATTGATTTGGAAGATGACTCCATAGATGCTGAAATCCTCAATTCCATGGCAGTGACCAACGAGCACTTCCACACTGCTCTCGGGAACAGCAACCCGTCTGCACTTCGTGAAACC GTTGTTGAGGTTCCCAATGTCTCATGGAATGATATCGGAGGTCTTGAGAATGTTAAGAGAGAGCTCCAGGAG ACTGTTCAATACCCAGTCGAGCACCCagagaaatttgagaaattcgGGATGTCTCCATCAAAGGGAGTCCTTTTCTACGGTCCTCCTGGATGCGGGAAAACCCTATTGGCCAAAGCTATTGCCAACGAGTGCCAAGCTAACTTCATCAGTGTCAAAGGTCCTGAGCTTCTGACGATGTGGTTTGGAGAAAGTGAAGCAAATGTCCGGGAAATCTTTGACAAGGCCCGTCAATCCGCTCCATGTGTTCTCTTCTTTGATGAACTCGACTCCATTGCGACTCAGAGAGGAAGCGGAGGCGGTGGCGATGGAGGCGGCGCTGCGGATAGAGTCTTGAACCAGCTTTTGACTGAGATGGACGGAATGAATGCCAAGAAAACCGTTTTCATCATCGGAGCAACCAATAGACCAGACATTATTGATTCAGCTCTTCTTCGTCCTGGAAGGCTCGACCAGCTCATTTACATTCCACTACCAGACGAGGATTCCCGTCTCAATATCTTCAAGGCCGCCTTGAGGAAATCTCCTATTGCTAAAGATGTAGACATCGGTGCACTTGCTAAATACACACAGGGATTCAGTGGTGCTGATATCACTGAGATTTGCCAGAGAGCTTGCAAGTACGCCATCAGAGAGAACATTGAGAAG gATATTGaaaaggagaagaggaggagcGAGAACCCAGAGGCTATGGAGGAAGATGGTGTGGATGAAGTATCAGAGATCAAAGCTGCACACTTTGAGGAGTCTATGAAGTATGCTCGTAGGAGTGTAAGTGATGCAGACATCAGGAAGTACCAAGCCTTTGCTCAGACTTTGCAGCAGTCTAGAGGGTTCGGTTCTGAATTCAGGTTCGAGAATTCTACTGGTTCAGGTGCTACCACTGGAGTCGCGGATCCGTTTGCCACGTCTGCGGCCGCTGCtgcggatgatgatgatctctaCAACTAG
- the LOC104756677 gene encoding cell division control protein 48 homolog A isoform X1, with the protein MSTPAESSDSKSKKDFSTAILERKKSPNRLVVDEAINDDNSVVSLHPATMEKLQLFRGDTILIKGKKRKDTVCIALADETCEEPKIRMNKVVRSNLRVRLGDVISVHQCPDVKYGKRVHILPVDDTVEGVTGNLFDAYLKPYFLEAYRPVRKGDLFLVRGGMRSVEFKVIETDPAEYCVVAPDTEIFCEGEPVKREDEERLDDVGYDDVGGVRKQMAQIRELVELPLRHPQLFKSIGVKPPKGILLYGPPGSGKTLIARAVANETGAFFFCINGPEIMSKLAGESESNLRKAFEEAEKNAPSIIFIDEIDSIAPKREKTNGEVERRIVSQLLTLMDGLKSRAHVIVMGATNRPNSIDPALRRFGRFDREIDIGVPDEIGRLEVLRIHTKNMKLAEDVDLERISKDTHGYVGADLAALCTEAALQCIREKMDVIDLEDDSIDAEILNSMAVTNEHFHTALGNSNPSALRETVVEVPNVSWNDIGGLENVKRELQETVQYPVEHPEKFEKFGMSPSKGVLFYGPPGCGKTLLAKAIANECQANFISVKGPELLTMWFGESEANVREIFDKARQSAPCVLFFDELDSIATQRGSGGGGDGGGAADRVLNQLLTEMDGMNAKKTVFIIGATNRPDIIDSALLRPGRLDQLIYIPLPDEDSRLNIFKAALRKSPIAKDVDIGALAKYTQGFSGADITEICQRACKYAIRENIEKDIEKEKRRSENPEAMEEDGVDEVSEIKAAHFEESMKYARRSVSDADIRKYQAFAQTLQQSRGFGSEFRFENSTGSGATTGVADPFATSAAAAADDDDLYN; encoded by the exons ATGTCTACACCAGCTGAATCTTCAGACTC GAAATCGAAGAAAGATTTCAGTACTGCTATTCTCGAGAGGAAGAAGTCTCCTAACCGTCTTGTCGTCGATGAGGCTATCAACGATGATAACTCCGTCGTCTCTCTTCACCCTGCTACCATGGAGAAGCTTCAGCTCTTCCGTGGTGATACCATTCTCATCAAG GGTAAGAAAAGAAAGGACACTGTGTGCATTGCTCTTGCTGATGAAACATGTGAGGAGCCAAAGATCCGGATGAACAAAGTTGTCAGATCTAACTTGAGGGTTAGACTCGGAGATGTTATTTCTGTTCACCAATGCCCAGATGTCAAGTACGGAAAACGTGTTCACATCTTGCCTGTTGATGATACCGTTGAAGGGGTTACTGGAAACCTCTTTGATGCATACTTGAAAC cttATTTCCTTGAGGCATACCGCCCAGTGAGGAAGGGTGATCTCTTCCTAGTCAGAGGAGGAATGAGGAGTGTGGAGTTCAAAGTTATAGAGACCGATCCTGCTGAATACTGTGTGGTTGCTCCAGACACAGAGATTTTCTGTGAGGGTGAGCCTGTGAAGAGAGAGGATGAAGAAAGGCTAGATGATGTAGGTTATGATGATGTTGGTGGTGTCAGAAAACAGATGGCCCAGATCAGGGAACTTGTTGAACTTCCATTGAGGCATCCACAACTATTCAAGTCCATTGGTGTTAAGCCACCAAAGGGAATCCTTCTTTATGGACCTCCTGGGTCTGGAAAGACTTTGATTGCTCGGGCTGTGGCTAATGAAACTGgtgccttcttcttctgtatCAATGGACCCGAGATCATGTCTAAACTGGCTGGTGAGAGTGAGAGCAACCTGAGGAAAGCATTTGAGGAGGCTGAGAAAAATGCGCCTTCGATCATCTTCATTGATGAGATTGACTCTATAGcaccaaaaagagagaagacaaatgGAGAGGTTGAGAGAAG GATTGTGTCTCAGCTCCTTACGCTCATGGATGGACTCAAATCGCGTGCTCATGTTATTGTCATGGGAGCAACCAATCGTCCCAACAGTATTGACCCAGCTCTTAGAAGATTTGGAAGATTTGATAGGGAGATCGATATCGGGGTTCCTGACGAAATTGGACGTCTTGAAGTGCTCAGGATTCATACAAAGAACATGAAGCTTGCTGAAGAt GTGGATCTCGAAAGGATCTCAAAGGACACACATGGTTACGTTGGTGCTGATCTTGCAGCTCTGTGCACAGAGGCTGCCTTGCAATGCATCAGGGAGAAGATGGATGTGATTGATTTGGAAGATGACTCCATAGATGCTGAAATCCTCAATTCCATGGCAGTGACCAACGAGCACTTCCACACTGCTCTCGGGAACAGCAACCCGTCTGCACTTCGTGAAACC GTTGTTGAGGTTCCCAATGTCTCATGGAATGATATCGGAGGTCTTGAGAATGTTAAGAGAGAGCTCCAGGAG ACTGTTCAATACCCAGTCGAGCACCCagagaaatttgagaaattcgGGATGTCTCCATCAAAGGGAGTCCTTTTCTACGGTCCTCCTGGATGCGGGAAAACCCTATTGGCCAAAGCTATTGCCAACGAGTGCCAAGCTAACTTCATCAGTGTCAAAGGTCCTGAGCTTCTGACGATGTGGTTTGGAGAAAGTGAAGCAAATGTCCGGGAAATCTTTGACAAGGCCCGTCAATCCGCTCCATGTGTTCTCTTCTTTGATGAACTCGACTCCATTGCGACTCAGAGAGGAAGCGGAGGCGGTGGCGATGGAGGCGGCGCTGCGGATAGAGTCTTGAACCAGCTTTTGACTGAGATGGACGGAATGAATGCCAAGAAAACCGTTTTCATCATCGGAGCAACCAATAGACCAGAC ATTATTGATTCAGCTCTTCTTCGTCCTGGAAGGCTCGACCAGCTCATTTACATTCCACTACCAGACGAGGATTCCCGTCTCAATATCTTCAAGGCCGCCTTGAGGAAATCTCCTATTGCTAAAGATGTAGACATCGGTGCACTTGCTAAATACACACAGGGATTCAGTGGTGCTGATATCACTGAGATTTGCCAGAGAGCTTGCAAGTACGCCATCAGAGAGAACATTGAGAAG gATATTGaaaaggagaagaggaggagcGAGAACCCAGAGGCTATGGAGGAAGATGGTGTGGATGAAGTATCAGAGATCAAAGCTGCACACTTTGAGGAGTCTATGAAGTATGCTCGTAGGAGTGTAAGTGATGCAGACATCAGGAAGTACCAAGCCTTTGCTCAGACTTTGCAGCAGTCTAGAGGGTTCGGTTCTGAATTCAGGTTCGAGAATTCTACTGGTTCAGGTGCTACCACTGGAGTCGCGGATCCGTTTGCCACGTCTGCGGCCGCTGCtgcggatgatgatgatctctaCAACTAG
- the LOC104756677 gene encoding cell division control protein 48 homolog A isoform X3 has product MSTPAESSDSKSKKDFSTAILERKKSPNRLVVDEAINDDNSVVSLHPATMEKLQLFRGDTILIKGKKRKDTVCIALADETCEEPKIRMNKVVRSNLRVRLGDVISVHQCPDVKYGKRVHILPVDDTVEGVTGNLFDAYLKPYFLEAYRPVRKGDLFLVRGGMRSVEFKVIETDPAEYCVVAPDTEIFCEGEPVKREDEERLDDVGYDDVGGVRKQMAQIRELVELPLRHPQLFKSIGVKPPKGILLYGPPGSGKTLIARAVANETGAFFFCINGPEIMSKLAGESESNLRKAFEEAEKNAPSIIFIDEIDSIAPKREKTNGEVERRIVSQLLTLMDGLKSRAHVIVMGATNRPNSIDPALRRFGRFDREIDIGVPDEIGRLEVLRIHTKNMKLAEDVDLERISKDTHGYVGADLAALCTEAALQCIREKMDVIDLEDDSIDAEILNSMAVTNEHFHTALGNSNPSALRETVVEVPNVSWNDIGGLENVKRELQETVQYPVEHPEKFEKFGMSPSKGVLFYGPPGCGKTLLAKAIANECQANFISVKGPELLTMWFGESEANVREIFDKARQSAPCVLFFDELDSIATQRGSGGGGDGGGAADRVLNQLLTEMDGMNAKKTVFIIGATNRPDIIDSALLRPGRLDQLIYIPLPDEDSRLNIFKAALRKSPIAKDVDIGALAKYTQGFSGADITEICQRACKYAIRENIEKVSDL; this is encoded by the exons ATGTCTACACCAGCTGAATCTTCAGACTC GAAATCGAAGAAAGATTTCAGTACTGCTATTCTCGAGAGGAAGAAGTCTCCTAACCGTCTTGTCGTCGATGAGGCTATCAACGATGATAACTCCGTCGTCTCTCTTCACCCTGCTACCATGGAGAAGCTTCAGCTCTTCCGTGGTGATACCATTCTCATCAAG GGTAAGAAAAGAAAGGACACTGTGTGCATTGCTCTTGCTGATGAAACATGTGAGGAGCCAAAGATCCGGATGAACAAAGTTGTCAGATCTAACTTGAGGGTTAGACTCGGAGATGTTATTTCTGTTCACCAATGCCCAGATGTCAAGTACGGAAAACGTGTTCACATCTTGCCTGTTGATGATACCGTTGAAGGGGTTACTGGAAACCTCTTTGATGCATACTTGAAAC cttATTTCCTTGAGGCATACCGCCCAGTGAGGAAGGGTGATCTCTTCCTAGTCAGAGGAGGAATGAGGAGTGTGGAGTTCAAAGTTATAGAGACCGATCCTGCTGAATACTGTGTGGTTGCTCCAGACACAGAGATTTTCTGTGAGGGTGAGCCTGTGAAGAGAGAGGATGAAGAAAGGCTAGATGATGTAGGTTATGATGATGTTGGTGGTGTCAGAAAACAGATGGCCCAGATCAGGGAACTTGTTGAACTTCCATTGAGGCATCCACAACTATTCAAGTCCATTGGTGTTAAGCCACCAAAGGGAATCCTTCTTTATGGACCTCCTGGGTCTGGAAAGACTTTGATTGCTCGGGCTGTGGCTAATGAAACTGgtgccttcttcttctgtatCAATGGACCCGAGATCATGTCTAAACTGGCTGGTGAGAGTGAGAGCAACCTGAGGAAAGCATTTGAGGAGGCTGAGAAAAATGCGCCTTCGATCATCTTCATTGATGAGATTGACTCTATAGcaccaaaaagagagaagacaaatgGAGAGGTTGAGAGAAG GATTGTGTCTCAGCTCCTTACGCTCATGGATGGACTCAAATCGCGTGCTCATGTTATTGTCATGGGAGCAACCAATCGTCCCAACAGTATTGACCCAGCTCTTAGAAGATTTGGAAGATTTGATAGGGAGATCGATATCGGGGTTCCTGACGAAATTGGACGTCTTGAAGTGCTCAGGATTCATACAAAGAACATGAAGCTTGCTGAAGAt GTGGATCTCGAAAGGATCTCAAAGGACACACATGGTTACGTTGGTGCTGATCTTGCAGCTCTGTGCACAGAGGCTGCCTTGCAATGCATCAGGGAGAAGATGGATGTGATTGATTTGGAAGATGACTCCATAGATGCTGAAATCCTCAATTCCATGGCAGTGACCAACGAGCACTTCCACACTGCTCTCGGGAACAGCAACCCGTCTGCACTTCGTGAAACC GTTGTTGAGGTTCCCAATGTCTCATGGAATGATATCGGAGGTCTTGAGAATGTTAAGAGAGAGCTCCAGGAG ACTGTTCAATACCCAGTCGAGCACCCagagaaatttgagaaattcgGGATGTCTCCATCAAAGGGAGTCCTTTTCTACGGTCCTCCTGGATGCGGGAAAACCCTATTGGCCAAAGCTATTGCCAACGAGTGCCAAGCTAACTTCATCAGTGTCAAAGGTCCTGAGCTTCTGACGATGTGGTTTGGAGAAAGTGAAGCAAATGTCCGGGAAATCTTTGACAAGGCCCGTCAATCCGCTCCATGTGTTCTCTTCTTTGATGAACTCGACTCCATTGCGACTCAGAGAGGAAGCGGAGGCGGTGGCGATGGAGGCGGCGCTGCGGATAGAGTCTTGAACCAGCTTTTGACTGAGATGGACGGAATGAATGCCAAGAAAACCGTTTTCATCATCGGAGCAACCAATAGACCAGACATTATTGATTCAGCTCTTCTTCGTCCTGGAAGGCTCGACCAGCTCATTTACATTCCACTACCAGACGAGGATTCCCGTCTCAATATCTTCAAGGCCGCCTTGAGGAAATCTCCTATTGCTAAAGATGTAGACATCGGTGCACTTGCTAAATACACACAGGGATTCAGTGGTGCTGATATCACTGAGATTTGCCAGAGAGCTTGCAAGTACGCCATCAGAGAGAACATTGAGAAG GTGAGTGATCTCTAA
- the LOC104756677 gene encoding cell division control protein 48 homolog A isoform X2, translating to MSTPAESSDSKSKKDFSTAILERKKSPNRLVVDEAINDDNSVVSLHPATMEKLQLFRGDTILIKGKKRKDTVCIALADETCEEPKIRMNKVVRSNLRVRLGDVISVHQCPDVKYGKRVHILPVDDTVEGVTGNLFDAYLKPYFLEAYRPVRKGDLFLVRGGMRSVEFKVIETDPAEYCVVAPDTEIFCEGEPVKREDEERLDDVGYDDVGGVRKQMAQIRELVELPLRHPQLFKSIGVKPPKGILLYGPPGSGKTLIARAVANETGAFFFCINGPEIMSKLAGESESNLRKAFEEAEKNAPSIIFIDEIDSIAPKREKTNGEVERRIVSQLLTLMDGLKSRAHVIVMGATNRPNSIDPALRRFGRFDREIDIGVPDEIGRLEVLRIHTKNMKLAEDVDLERISKDTHGYVGADLAALCTEAALQCIREKMDVIDLEDDSIDAEILNSMAVTNEHFHTALGNSNPSALRETVVEVPNVSWNDIGGLENVKRELQETVQYPVEHPEKFEKFGMSPSKGVLFYGPPGCGKTLLAKAIANECQANFISVKGPELLTMWFGESEANVREIFDKARQSAPCVLFFDELDSIATQRGSGGGGDGGGAADRVLNQLLTEMDGMNAKKTVFIIGATNRPDIIDSALLRPGRLDQLIYIPLPDEDSRLNIFKAALRKSPIAKDVDIGALAKYTQGFSGADITEICQRACKYAIRENIEKDIEKEKRRSENPEAMEEDGVDEVSEIKAAHFEESMKYARRSVSDADIRKYQAFAQTLQQSRGFGSEFRFENSTGSGATTGVADPFATSAAAAADDDDLYN from the exons ATGTCTACACCAGCTGAATCTTCAGACTC GAAATCGAAGAAAGATTTCAGTACTGCTATTCTCGAGAGGAAGAAGTCTCCTAACCGTCTTGTCGTCGATGAGGCTATCAACGATGATAACTCCGTCGTCTCTCTTCACCCTGCTACCATGGAGAAGCTTCAGCTCTTCCGTGGTGATACCATTCTCATCAAG GGTAAGAAAAGAAAGGACACTGTGTGCATTGCTCTTGCTGATGAAACATGTGAGGAGCCAAAGATCCGGATGAACAAAGTTGTCAGATCTAACTTGAGGGTTAGACTCGGAGATGTTATTTCTGTTCACCAATGCCCAGATGTCAAGTACGGAAAACGTGTTCACATCTTGCCTGTTGATGATACCGTTGAAGGGGTTACTGGAAACCTCTTTGATGCATACTTGAAAC cttATTTCCTTGAGGCATACCGCCCAGTGAGGAAGGGTGATCTCTTCCTAGTCAGAGGAGGAATGAGGAGTGTGGAGTTCAAAGTTATAGAGACCGATCCTGCTGAATACTGTGTGGTTGCTCCAGACACAGAGATTTTCTGTGAGGGTGAGCCTGTGAAGAGAGAGGATGAAGAAAGGCTAGATGATGTAGGTTATGATGATGTTGGTGGTGTCAGAAAACAGATGGCCCAGATCAGGGAACTTGTTGAACTTCCATTGAGGCATCCACAACTATTCAAGTCCATTGGTGTTAAGCCACCAAAGGGAATCCTTCTTTATGGACCTCCTGGGTCTGGAAAGACTTTGATTGCTCGGGCTGTGGCTAATGAAACTGgtgccttcttcttctgtatCAATGGACCCGAGATCATGTCTAAACTGGCTGGTGAGAGTGAGAGCAACCTGAGGAAAGCATTTGAGGAGGCTGAGAAAAATGCGCCTTCGATCATCTTCATTGATGAGATTGACTCTATAGcaccaaaaagagagaagacaaatgGAGAGGTTGAGAGAAG GATTGTGTCTCAGCTCCTTACGCTCATGGATGGACTCAAATCGCGTGCTCATGTTATTGTCATGGGAGCAACCAATCGTCCCAACAGTATTGACCCAGCTCTTAGAAGATTTGGAAGATTTGATAGGGAGATCGATATCGGGGTTCCTGACGAAATTGGACGTCTTGAAGTGCTCAGGATTCATACAAAGAACATGAAGCTTGCTGAAGAt GTGGATCTCGAAAGGATCTCAAAGGACACACATGGTTACGTTGGTGCTGATCTTGCAGCTCTGTGCACAGAGGCTGCCTTGCAATGCATCAGGGAGAAGATGGATGTGATTGATTTGGAAGATGACTCCATAGATGCTGAAATCCTCAATTCCATGGCAGTGACCAACGAGCACTTCCACACTGCTCTCGGGAACAGCAACCCGTCTGCACTTCGTGAAACC GTTGTTGAGGTTCCCAATGTCTCATGGAATGATATCGGAGGTCTTGAGAATGTTAAGAGAGAGCTCCAGGAG ACTGTTCAATACCCAGTCGAGCACCCagagaaatttgagaaattcgGGATGTCTCCATCAAAGGGAGTCCTTTTCTACGGTCCTCCTGGATGCGGGAAAACCCTATTGGCCAAAGCTATTGCCAACGAGTGCCAAGCTAACTTCATCAGTGTCAAAGGTCCTGAGCTTCTGACGATGTGGTTTGGAGAAAGTGAAGCAAATGTCCGGGAAATCTTTGACAAGGCCCGTCAATCCGCTCCATGTGTTCTCTTCTTTGATGAACTCGACTCCATTGCGACTCAGAGAGGAAGCGGAGGCGGTGGCGATGGAGGCGGCGCTGCGGATAGAGTCTTGAACCAGCTTTTGACTGAGATGGACGGAATGAATGCCAAGAAAACCGTTTTCATCATCGGAGCAACCAATAGACCAGACATTATTGATTCAGCTCTTCTTCGTCCTGGAAGGCTCGACCAGCTCATTTACATTCCACTACCAGACGAGGATTCCCGTCTCAATATCTTCAAGGCCGCCTTGAGGAAATCTCCTATTGCTAAAGATGTAGACATCGGTGCACTTGCTAAATACACACAGGGATTCAGTGGTGCTGATATCACTGAGATTTGCCAGAGAGCTTGCAAGTACGCCATCAGAGAGAACATTGAGAAG gATATTGaaaaggagaagaggaggagcGAGAACCCAGAGGCTATGGAGGAAGATGGTGTGGATGAAGTATCAGAGATCAAAGCTGCACACTTTGAGGAGTCTATGAAGTATGCTCGTAGGAGTGTAAGTGATGCAGACATCAGGAAGTACCAAGCCTTTGCTCAGACTTTGCAGCAGTCTAGAGGGTTCGGTTCTGAATTCAGGTTCGAGAATTCTACTGGTTCAGGTGCTACCACTGGAGTCGCGGATCCGTTTGCCACGTCTGCGGCCGCTGCtgcggatgatgatgatctctaCAACTAG